A segment of the Ipomoea triloba cultivar NCNSP0323 chromosome 1, ASM357664v1 genome:
CTATTACCAATTCAACCAATCTTTCCCACTCATCTTCATCATACCATAATCTATCTTCTCTGATCTGATACTCGATCATATCTACGctgcttaattatattaattattatataatatttgtaggTAGGTGGAAATGGCAGGTGGTGAGGAGGTTGTGCTGTTGGATTCATACGCGAGCATGTTTGGGATGAGGGTAAAGGTAGCTTTGGGCGAGAAGGGGATCCAATAcgtccacaaggaagaggactTGAAGAATAAGAGTCCTCTTCTCCTGGAGATGAACCCGGTTCACAAGAAAATTCCAGTTTTGATTCATAATGGAAAACCGGTCTGTGAGTCACTCATCATTGTCCAGTATATTGATGAAGTCTGGAAGGACAAGTCTCCCCTCTTGCCCTCTCACCCTTACAACAGAGCTCAAGCTAGGTTCTGGGctgattttgttgataaaaaggtatgcaatatattatatacgtagCCTagctaaaatattattatataaacataaatatgcaatcaaactatcagtttaaacttttaattgagatgaaatatatgctttaatttggtattagagctAATCCCATACCTCATCTGATAGAGAAGAGGCTATAGGTGTTGTTTAGAGCGCATCAAAAAGTAATCAACCCGCACACACTAAGGGATATATTAgagcatttaatatataaacataaatgtgcaatccaactcagtttaggtttttagttgaacatttaatatataaacataaatatgcaattcaaCTATAAGATTAGACTTTTGGTTGAAATAGGGCACATGCTTCAGTTTTCCTGATGATAGgattgtatgtatgtgtatgcaGATTTATGATTGTGGGAGGAGAATATGGGCAACAAAAGGGGAAGAGCAAGAAGCAGCCAAGAAAGAGTTGATAGATTGCCTAAAGCTATTGGAAGGGGAGTTGGGAGATAAGCCCTTTTTTGGTGGGGAAAGCTTTGGGTTTGTGGATGTGGCTCTCATCCCATTCTACACTTGGTTCTATACTTATGAGAAACATGGGAATTTCAGCATAGAGGCACATTGCCCTAAACTTGTTGAATGGGCCAAAAGGTGCATGCAGAAAGACAGTGTCTCCACATCCCTTGCTGATCCTCACAAAATTCATGAATTTGTCATACAGTTGAAGAAGAGGCTTGGCATTGACTAGCCAGAACAACTATAAACGTACAATTATAAGTAATgaatcaataaaatatataataagttaatCAGTTATATATAGCAGATCAGAATGTTGTGCCAAGGCTTTTGGCACATTATATATTGTTGTAAGTTT
Coding sequences within it:
- the LOC116018703 gene encoding probable glutathione S-transferase parC, with product MAGGEEVVLLDSYASMFGMRVKVALGEKGIQYVHKEEDLKNKSPLLLEMNPVHKKIPVLIHNGKPVCESLIIVQYIDEVWKDKSPLLPSHPYNRAQARFWADFVDKKIYDCGRRIWATKGEEQEAAKKELIDCLKLLEGELGDKPFFGGESFGFVDVALIPFYTWFYTYEKHGNFSIEAHCPKLVEWAKRCMQKDSVSTSLADPHKIHEFVIQLKKRLGID